The Manis javanica isolate MJ-LG chromosome 13, MJ_LKY, whole genome shotgun sequence region CCCGCGTTCCCCGGGCGCTGCGAGGCGCCGCCCGTGCCGCCGCGCCGGGAGCGCGGGGCGCGCGGGGGTCGCGGGCCCGGGGCGCCGGGGGCCCGGGGACGCGCGGGCGGCGCCGAGGGCCGCGGCGTCAAGTGCGTGCTTGTCGGCGACGGCGCGGTGGGCAAGACGAGCCTGGTGGTGAGCTACACCGCCAACGGCTACCCCACCGAGTACGTGCCCACCGCCTTCGACCGCTTCTCGGGTGAGCCGGCCGGGCGGGGGCGCGGGGGGCGCGGGCCCCGGGAGGCAGCCGGGCGGCTGGACCCCGCCGGACGGAGCGCGGGTCGCTGGGCACTTGCGGCGAGCGCAGGCTGGAAGGGGGCGCGCAGGTGCCGTTCCCTGCGGCGCCGGGGGCCGGCCCCGGGCTTGCGGCGGCTCCGCTTGAGCGCTGCGGGGAGGGCTTGGGAAGAGTTGGTTTAGCGAAAATGGCCCTAGCGGCGCTGCTGGCGCCTGACCTTTGCATTAAACCTGGACAGCGAACACAGTTTTTTCTTCAGTTCTCCCCTGTCTCCACTGCGGCCACAGGCTTTCTTTCTGATTCTTAGTATCTTCTCAGTATCTCTTTCTTGAAGCTACCCTAAAGCTTTTTATGTGGGGTGCTGTGGGACGTGGCTTGCAGGATGCCAACGTAAGAGAATCCTTTGAGTTTGCAGGTCTTTTTGAAAAATCTTCAAGAGAAAGTTAGAATACACAGAAGCTGGTGTGAAACTCTCTCTTGCTCTCAAAATGATTGCTTCTTGACCTCTTAGAAAGTCGTGATGTCAAGGGCTTGCTTTGTTCCATCTCAAAGGTACCCAAGATAAAATAATGCTAATGGGTTACCCACCTAAAAGTGTTGTCCCTCTCCCCAACAACCGACTAGTAGGAACATCTACAGGCAGTTTATAAAGTTGTAGGGTGCTTAATGCAAACAGAAACCCCAAGCAGTGCCCTGATTCAGGCCCCTCCAAATACCCCATCCCAGTGAATGGTGGAAAGGCTttgtcttcttcctcttttctttttaatccttcCTTTGAGCTGACACGGAGAGATAAGCAGTGTCCTCTTTTATAAACAGGACAATTCGGGTAGCCTGTCTTTGCTCATGTGCTTAAAACAAGGCACAATTTTACGATAAACCCTTAAGTCTCGGAACATCCCCCAAGGGAAGGCAAGAACTGTTTGCGTTTTTCCACCAATTTAAACTGCAGCGTTAGTTCCCACTTACCACCCTCCCCTCACCCAGTGTTGTTTTTAGGTTCCCTGAAACTAGCGTGACAGGAAAATAAATCTTTCGGGGCTGTGAGCAAAGCCCTTCTGGGGTTCCATCAAAGGATTCAAGGATTTGCTGCCTCATCCGTGGCAGTGGAGTGAATTGCCAGCCCTGAAGGGTTTGTATACAAAAATGCCTCTGCAGGGGCTCCTGGTTTTAAGGGAAGTCTTTAATTCATGACGGAACCCAGCacaggagctggagtgagggtGGTGGTGCAAGTGGAAACTGTAATTATTGGGTTAAAAGAAGCCTCCTGATAGCTGTTCTGGTCTTGTTTTTAAGCTATAGTGTCTGTGGATGGGCGGCCTGTGAGACTCCAGCTCTGTGACACTGCAGGACAGGTCAGTATCATGTCACCACTCAGTGCTGGGAAAGGAAGCCACCATTCAGAGGCCTCCAAACAGCCTCTGCCAATAACCGGGTCATACCGAAGCCTTCTGAAGGAGCCCCACGCCTGCCAGGGTCCCTGtcagagggctgggggcagggggtcaGCTCTGCACTGATACAACAGGGTTTGGCCCAGCTTTGTGCGGGCAGAACTGGGGGAAAACAGAGAGAAGGACAGGTAATGTCTTAGGGGAGTTTGTGATCTAACTTACTCTCTGTTTTTATCAAAAATTATCAGTGATGTTTTGTGatcatttttcaaagtaaattggTGATCTAGTGATTTTAGCAAAGGTTCAGCAACTAAATAGTTAAAAAATCTACTCCAGAAAAAGGTGACGTTTATGTCGGTGAGTACTGATGTTTCCCTTACTAAGCTTCCGGCCACCCCACCCTTGAAGTAGATACAGTGGTCCAAGCTGCCCTGAGctggaggaatgaatgaatggggatATGGTCTTTGGAAATCGTGCACATTTATTCTTGTCTCGGGGGCCAGGCACTTGGATGAGACacccagggaaggaaggagattcTTCCACTTCCCTCGGACCCCCTAGGCCTGGTGCTCAGCCCTGAAGTCTAGCTCTCTGTGGGAGCCCAGGGTGCCGTCTTTTGAGTTTGCTGAAGTGACAGTTAATAAAAATTGTGTAGGCTCTCCACTTGCTGGAGTTAGAGAAAGTGCTGGCAGGGCCCGTGAGCAGGTGAAAGCGCCCGCCTCACCTCCTGAGGTGGTGTCGCGTGACCTGCGTTTAAGAAGAACTGGACTTTCCAGTGTCGCCAAGTGCCTCTTCCAATCCAGGGCTGCCAAGTTGCTTACCTGCTCTGGGACAGCATATTCAGAGCTTTATTTTTCAAGCCCCCAAGGGACTCGAGACCCAGCAGCCTTGATCCCCTGCTGAACACAGCGCGGCTGTGGCCCCTCGGCAGGAGGTGTAGCCTGTCTCTTCTGTTCTCTCCTTGCCTGGCCAGGCCACTGGGGCACCTCAGCTTCCCCTTCATCGGGAAGTACAGCCTGTATTTTATTGCCTGTGGAAGCGAAAAATCAAAAAACACAAGCTCTTCtaatatttaacctttctgaaagCCCTGCTGGTATTTATAATTAAAGTTTAATTGCTTTGTCTGAAGTGAGCATGTTTTTCCCACTATGGGTCagattttctaatctgtaaagtgAGGGCAGAGTAGCATCCTGATGGACACAGGCATTCCTGCTGCAGCAAGAACAGGCTTCTTAGCCCCATGAGCATGAGACAAGGATAGAACAGGAAGAACTAGAAGGCAGGGTTATTCCCTGTCCCTGCCCTCCGGGGGCCTGCCAGTAGGTGTGGTTCCCTGAGCAGACATGGCTTCCTGAGCGTGGGCTTTAGCCTAGCGCCTgttcagtgtctggcacacagtaaggcCCACAGTTTGTATGAATGAGTGgagtgctgggccctgggggttGCAAACTTAAGTCGTAGATCTGCCCCTCAGCTGACTTAGCACCTGTAGGGAAGATGAACCAGCTGGTGGAAGTGGCGAAAGAAAGCAGTGAAGTTACATAAAGGAAGGCAGCGTGGGCTCGAGGGGCAGGACAGGTGGCTCCTCCAAGTAGTTTTGAAAGAGGAATAGGACTTTTACCAGAAAAGCTTTGTAGAAACAATCTTAAATTATCAAGGacgattttaattttttccttgctGTGGTCTGTTTCAAAGTCAGGGAGGCACAGGCatcattttagaaatgtttttgtgAAATAAGTTCATAATTAGGGGAATCATAAAGGTTTGGTGCAGAATTGGTAAGCTTTAGTTTGTGTGGAAATTAGTTTTCCAGTCTCCCAACAGTGTTTTCATGATGAACTGGTCAATAAAGTATACCTTCCTATGTAATGAATGAGCCACTATCTAAAGATTTGTAGAAAACCAACTTCAAAAACTATTTATGAAACACTACCCAGCTGGTAAGGTAAAGTCAGTTTCTCTCCAGCTCCCCAGGTATCAGTTAGCATTTGTGGCGACCAAGCTAGTAATCCTTCCTTGCCCGTCGTAGTCCAAACCTGATAAACAGACTTTCAGGGACTTGATTTGACACCAGCCATATCTCCTTAGTGCTGACCGTGGAATGCCCCTTTCCTTGCAACAGTCCTCACAGTAGCCTCGTGGGGTCGAAGTGACTTATGCAACCTCACTTCAAACTCCGGGACACATGAGCCCAGGAAGCCATAACCTGGCCCAAAGGCAGGTTGCCTATAGAATTCAGAGCGAAAATATAGCTCTACTGGCTAagtgaaaaactagaaatagcTTCCTGTGCCTTTGGGTTTTCTTGCTTGGGAGGACAGGGGAGTATATAAGACATTAGAAGGAGTTTTTAACACTAGGCCCCCAGTCTTACTCGAGTGAAAATAGATCACACACTGAGACCTTGAGAAACATAACCTTTGGCTAAGAGAATGGACTATCACTGAAACAGGAGATGCTTGTTGCAGCACTGCCAACAGAGTTGGAAAATCTTCAGCCTTTTGACCCTTGAGGCACTTAGAAAAATCTTTGTACTTTAAAAACCAAAACCCAAAAAACCCCTCAGGTTGCAGCTTGACCAACACTACTAGCCAGCCCCCTGTCTGCCCCGCCCTGCCCTTGACCTCAATTCTGGCCGTCTTTGCTGCAGACCTGACCTGGCAAGCACTTGCAAATCGCTGAGCCTCAGAACACGTTTCCTTGAGGGTGTATTCCAGCTGGCCTCGTCACTCATATGTATGTTCCATTTATATCAGCAAATATATAAGGGTTCTGGTCAGGCAATGCGCAGGaggctttaatttctttgcttcgCCAGCTCCTTAGCTGGAATCTCAGGAGGTCCAGCGAGCCAGATCTCCAAAGCCTTGTCAAGAGGCCTGGATCCTgtgcttgcctttctttttatTGGTAATGCAACCCCAGATTCCAGGGCACAGCCAAGGGTGACTGCCTTCCAACAGCGAGGTGAGCTGCCTGAGGGGCCTGGCTTTATACCAGTCTCAGTTTTGTGCTGCTTCTTTTGAGGCCTCTGAGAAAGGGGAACATTTCATGAAAAGATTTTCTGAGAAGGGCCATAGCCTACCCAGTTGAGTTTCTATGTTCTTTCAGCACGAAATTGGCACTGAGAGAACTAAGTCattctttttaaactttcacTCCAGAAGACTGACAGATGGCAGTGACATTCCAAAATTGCCATATGCACCCCTGAGTGCAATTAGCCAGTCGACTTTAATATTATTAATTGATGTTTTGCCCCACAACTGAAATATGGAGTCTCAAGAGAAGAAAGTGCATTCAGTAAAACAGGTCCAGGTTTCCTTTATACCTAGAAAAGGCCACAGATACAGAATAATGTGCATGTGAATAGTAATCTGTAAATAATCAGAGTATGCCAAATGAGTAACAGAAACCTGAGTTTCTTGAACTTGTTCTTGCCACTGAAAAATGAGCTGTCACATTACACCCGAGGATGGCTGGCACCCCCAGATAGAACTCTTAAATGAGAATGAAATGATATAACTCTTTCCCTTTGAGAGAGTTGGGTGAAGGCCTTTAATTAACTGAATGTGGCGCTGCAGGGACTGCGGGGTGTGTGGTGTGGAGGAGTGCTGATTTGGAGACAGCTGGCTCTAGGAGGGCCAATgctgtgtctgtctgtccccCTCTGAATCCCCTGGCCCCGCACAGGCCTGGTGTCTAGCGTGCATCTGCTGCAGAGCCCTCAGCAGCATGGCGCTTGGCTTATGTAATCAACTCTAACTTACCCACCCAGTTCCCTGGGTCCTAAGAGTTGGGTTGGTATGTGCTCGCCCGGGTTCTTTATCTTCCCCAAGCAGCATGACTGGGGACCTCTGGTATTGGCAGCGAGAAAGCAgagtaagagaaaagaaaaaaaagagggagaaaaagaagataaagtaaaaagaaaaaagaggcgTAGCGATCAAGCATGAGAATGCATCAGCCAGCGTTGTAAGGGATGCTGAGAGGCCCATGCTCTCTGAGCTGCTGAGAGATGGTCCGGCCAGAGGTCCTCAGCTCCAGTTCTGGGTCtgtctttgtgtctggtttccaTGACTCGGTGAGGTATGTGGCCTGATTATGCCAGGGTATGTAGGTGGGATGAGGTGGGCACTGCTCAGCCCTGTCAtgagggcaggcagggctgggttcTTCAGAGGAGCTGTGTTGACAGGCGGGGGGCTCACCATGGTCAGGCTGGAATCTTGGGGACCAGTTTGGATGCGCTGTCTCAACGTTACAAGAGTGGCCAGAGTACCAGGGTTGAAAGAGTGAGCCTGGGTTGCTCTGGGCTGAAGGCTAGCTAAAGTAAGCTGTATTCCTAAAATCCACCTCCTTGCAGTACCCTCTCTGCTAAGTTGCAGGTAGGTCATGAGGGTCCATAAGAACATCAGACATGTTTGGCAGATTTTGCCAGGCTGGGAGCACGGGTGCCGCTTAGGGAAAAGCAGGACCCTTCCTGAGTCACAGGCTCTTTCTTCTAGAACCAGTGGACTTTTTATTACGTGCCAGACCATTCCCAGAAAAATGTTAAGACATCTTTTTTGCCAATgagaattgatttaaaaaataacttgggGATGTTTTGATGGGTTGCAGGACGAGTTTGACAAACTCAGGCCTCTCTGCTACACCCACACGGACATCTTCCTCTTGTGCTTCAGTGTCATGAGCCCCTCGTCGTTCCAGAACGTCAGTGAGAAATGGGTGCCAGAGATCCGATGCCACTGTCCCAAAGCCCCCATCATCCTCGTTGGGACTCAGTCGGACCTCAGAGAGGATGTCAAGGTCCTTATCGAGTTGGACAAATGCAAAGAGAAGCCGGTACCTGAAGAGGCGGCTAAGCTGTGTGCTGAGGAGATCAAAGCCATCTCTTACATCGAGTGTTCAGCCTTGACTCAGAAAAACCTCAAAGAGGTCTTTGACACGGCTATCGTTGCTGGCATTCAGTACTCGGATGCCCAGCAGCAGCCAAAGAAGTCTAAAAGCAGGACTCCAGACAAAATGAAAAACCTCTCCAAGTCCTGGTGGAAGAAGTACTGCTGTTTCGTATGATGCTGGCAGGAAATGCAGGAAGGCTATTTTCAGATGAAATTGATATTAGAAGCTATATTAGCTGACGTGACTCCTTTGACTATGCAGAACCTGTATAGAGAACCTATGACAGGCGGAGGTCTCCATTTACAGTCTTTCTTGCCTTTGATTTTCTTGTTCTTTGAGCTTAGGGATGAGATACTTTTTTGCAAGATATTCTTGAAGTAAATGAAGCATTTTTCATCCCTGAAAATGTGTGGCTCTAGACTTCTGTATTA contains the following coding sequences:
- the RHOU gene encoding rho-related GTP-binding protein RhoU isoform X1, whose protein sequence is MPPQQGHPAFPGRCEAPPVPPRRERGARGGRGPGAPGARGRAGGAEGRGVKCVLVGDGAVGKTSLVVSYTANGYPTEYVPTAFDRFSAIVSVDGRPVRLQLCDTAGQDEFDKLRPLCYTHTDIFLLCFSVMSPSSFQNVSEKWVPEIRCHCPKAPIILVGTQSDLREDVKVLIELDKCKEKPVPEEAAKLCAEEIKAISYIECSALTQKNLKEVFDTAIVAGIQYSDAQQQPKKSKSRTPDKMKNLSKSWWKKYCCFV
- the RHOU gene encoding rho-related GTP-binding protein RhoU isoform X2, whose protein sequence is MPPQQGHPAFPGRCEAPPVPPRRERGARGGRGPGAPGARGRAGGAEGRGVKCVLVGDGAVGKTSLVVSYTANGYPTEYVPTAFDRFSVSVDGRPVRLQLCDTAGQDEFDKLRPLCYTHTDIFLLCFSVMSPSSFQNVSEKWVPEIRCHCPKAPIILVGTQSDLREDVKVLIELDKCKEKPVPEEAAKLCAEEIKAISYIECSALTQKNLKEVFDTAIVAGIQYSDAQQQPKKSKSRTPDKMKNLSKSWWKKYCCFV